From the genome of Candidatus Baltobacteraceae bacterium, one region includes:
- the sucD gene encoding succinate--CoA ligase subunit alpha, with the protein MSIFLDKNSRVFVQGITGAEGSYHTGRMLAYGTNVVGGVTPGKGGQKTEHGLPVFNTIEECLAATGATHQCIFVPPAGAADALFEAYEAGVRFSVCITEGVPVHDMLRVVGTTPGMRIIGPNCPGLISPGKSSVGIMPGHVFKEGSVGLISRSGTLTYEVVDGLTRAGLGQSTCVGIGGDPIIGTTFVDCLREFKNDPQTSAVVICGEIGGSDEEDAAAFIKEHLAGMPVVAFIGGRNAPPGKSLGHAGAIISGGFGTPQSKIAAFEAAGVPVAERPSQIPALLSERMAASLSPRA; encoded by the coding sequence ATGTCGATTTTTTTAGATAAGAACAGCCGCGTATTCGTGCAGGGCATCACCGGCGCGGAAGGCTCGTATCATACCGGCCGCATGCTCGCCTACGGCACGAACGTCGTCGGCGGCGTGACGCCCGGCAAAGGCGGGCAGAAAACCGAGCACGGCTTGCCGGTCTTCAATACCATCGAGGAATGCCTCGCAGCTACGGGAGCGACCCATCAGTGCATCTTCGTGCCGCCGGCCGGCGCAGCCGACGCGTTGTTCGAAGCCTATGAAGCGGGCGTGCGCTTCTCCGTCTGTATCACCGAGGGCGTGCCGGTGCACGACATGCTGCGGGTGGTCGGCACCACCCCCGGTATGCGCATCATCGGTCCGAACTGCCCCGGCCTCATCTCGCCGGGGAAGTCGTCGGTCGGCATCATGCCGGGCCACGTATTCAAGGAAGGCAGCGTCGGCTTGATCTCGCGCTCGGGAACCCTGACGTACGAGGTGGTCGACGGTCTGACACGCGCGGGCCTCGGTCAATCGACCTGTGTGGGCATCGGCGGCGACCCGATCATCGGCACGACGTTCGTGGACTGCCTGCGCGAATTCAAAAACGATCCCCAAACGAGCGCGGTCGTAATCTGTGGTGAGATCGGCGGCTCGGACGAAGAAGATGCGGCCGCCTTTATTAAGGAGCACCTGGCCGGGATGCCGGTCGTGGCCTTCATCGGCGGACGCAATGCGCCCCCAGGGAAGTCGCTCGGGCACGCCGGGGCGATCATTTCGGGAGGCTTCGGGACCCCACAAAGCAAGATCGCGGCCTTCGAGGCCGCCGGCGTTCCGGTCGCAGAACGGCCCTCGCAGATTCCTGCGCTACTCTCAGAGCGCATGGCTGCTTCTTTGTCACCCCGAGCGTAG
- a CDS encoding lanthionine synthetase LanC family protein, protein MSSTTTARALAKLEELAELLVEHRQSARRSVGRGLASNAGYAILFAALFQAKAEERFAEAAGRELQDAAGFADVPSRGLFSGLAGLRAAAAYAEKLWPKFGRLAAQCDSYIGAELSTIPEVVEMDTYDLISGWAGTRAALALEGGCNPDMYVESLLALFDSGEGRWRTRNRFFPDRASRNIIGVAHGVVGPLTIIALTTKPDPATVARVVVHARKVAELAITENNAVGWPQWIGHNEIYRPMTTWCYGSAGIAAALFAVGKWARDEWLCEVAISSLASIDHRSAAALPDAALCHGIMGTVACYASVAANSSGHAFEVAIDDLVNLAIDRLAAEGNSITVRSNNDSRLAFGELDGLAGVCLMLATLLYDIDSSWMRLHGLLPLPHSSKSGCT, encoded by the coding sequence GTGTCTTCAACTACGACAGCGCGCGCACTCGCGAAACTCGAGGAACTCGCAGAGTTACTCGTCGAGCACCGTCAAAGCGCCCGACGATCGGTCGGCAGGGGTTTAGCATCGAATGCGGGCTACGCGATACTCTTTGCCGCTCTGTTCCAGGCAAAAGCCGAGGAAAGATTTGCTGAAGCCGCGGGAAGAGAGCTCCAGGATGCCGCCGGTTTCGCAGACGTTCCAAGCCGGGGGCTTTTTTCCGGCTTGGCGGGCCTCAGAGCGGCGGCCGCTTACGCGGAAAAACTCTGGCCTAAATTCGGCAGGCTGGCGGCCCAATGCGACTCTTACATCGGCGCGGAATTATCTACCATCCCCGAAGTAGTCGAGATGGACACATACGATCTCATATCCGGCTGGGCCGGGACGAGAGCCGCGCTAGCCCTCGAAGGAGGGTGCAATCCCGACATGTATGTTGAGTCTCTCCTTGCACTTTTCGATTCTGGCGAAGGTCGTTGGCGGACACGTAATCGCTTCTTTCCGGACCGTGCCTCCCGCAATATTATCGGGGTAGCGCACGGCGTCGTAGGCCCTCTGACGATCATTGCCCTTACGACAAAGCCCGATCCCGCCACTGTGGCACGCGTCGTAGTTCACGCCAGAAAAGTCGCCGAGCTTGCCATTACCGAAAATAACGCTGTCGGCTGGCCTCAGTGGATAGGTCATAATGAAATTTACAGGCCGATGACAACCTGGTGTTACGGCAGCGCGGGCATTGCTGCTGCTCTTTTTGCGGTCGGTAAGTGGGCGCGTGACGAATGGCTCTGCGAGGTCGCGATTAGCAGTCTCGCGTCAATCGACCACAGATCGGCGGCGGCGCTACCCGACGCGGCTCTTTGCCACGGTATCATGGGAACCGTCGCCTGCTATGCCAGCGTCGCAGCCAATTCCAGCGGCCACGCATTCGAAGTGGCCATCGATGACCTCGTCAACCTTGCGATTGATAGGCTTGCGGCTGAAGGCAATTCGATCACCGTCAGGAGCAATAATGACTCAAGGCTCGCCTTCGGCGAGCTCGATGGCCTCGCCGGCGTCTGTCTGATGCTCGCAACCCTCCTATACGACATAGATTCATCGTGGATGCGCCTGCATGGGCTACTGCCTTTGCCTCATAGCTCGAAAAGTGGCTGCACATGA
- a CDS encoding lantibiotic dehydratase: protein MREHRFDARTRPLIVGRVAALPIQVAIDLLAARNPFEQMRDLIESDPTVRQLLYVASRSLYDDLLRSAPPSDVKDTDEAWLRGMCYLLRSSGRSTPLGLCAGFGSVEPSDETSLTLSGWRTRTLPDMHQATELAAAVAANHRERIRVVTNGACLTRGDRFYITNINLSARRIRPFGTVTTQRPISIKSTPAVRLAQETCSTPVQIGELAETIIRHLGTSRHETEQFIDSLIDAGVLITELSVSPIGDAPGELVRRLERIAPHNDLSRAAAACQCLDSTDLTQRKIRDYEAIASLLGVRSKSGTTFHVDLVAQLQGGLGHGVLAEVEKLCGFLDALSLPQSLKTYRDRFVRFYESAERMVPLLELVDDQLGIGAPDRLDVEGDADEARIGEMRSIAAEAMRAHAREVILTDEQVDRLFRRSSPTQRSSHDLSFFVAARSREAINAGEFTILPGFVFTDRAGKVFGRFASALDPNFQDRMADLVPQITEAEDDCITAELAFAPQGRVYNITCRPRLFGRELNIGIFDQSEPQPIQLSDVWVGLDGEKFFLWSKLHGRQLSLRESHAFLTIANTPNLCRFLSMMASQMDRRPRMFDWNGEWHRYTPRVRYGRIVLAVRTWRFDASELGADIERAVATLSRWKEDWDLPGLVNLTNGDNTLLIDLESVAAAPILLDQRKNAREFVFREFLPTPDDLWLRGQHGAHVVEFVAALIPHDQIPHGVRVRRPLLLQQRSRYGPGSEWTYLKLYMGSQAMEGFVSGPLLSAITALKTSGLIEQWFWLRYADPDGHIRVRACAAQAEPLLRDRLLSHAEDWLQQGYVRRVCVDTFDPEYERYGEPEELAKVLRFFCEDSELCARILASIRETQDDRITTAALTFNRLVINIGEDALVLSAFKDAARLGLNTRDRETLRRMNGEIESSPSSLGLALGKSERNIRLCDLLHMHCNRLGVDAAGERRVALLLRSAALGRNAQRRGRERSSPNAPFR, encoded by the coding sequence ATGAGGGAGCACCGATTCGACGCCAGAACACGCCCCCTGATCGTGGGTCGCGTTGCGGCGCTGCCGATACAGGTTGCGATCGATCTCCTCGCAGCCCGTAACCCGTTCGAGCAAATGCGGGATCTTATCGAATCCGATCCGACGGTTCGACAATTACTGTACGTTGCTTCGCGCTCGCTCTACGACGATCTGCTTCGCTCAGCGCCACCCTCTGATGTTAAGGATACCGATGAAGCCTGGCTGCGCGGCATGTGCTATCTCCTTCGCAGCTCAGGGCGTTCTACGCCCCTTGGGTTGTGCGCTGGTTTCGGCTCCGTCGAGCCGAGTGACGAAACCTCGTTGACGTTGAGCGGCTGGCGAACCAGAACTCTTCCCGACATGCATCAAGCAACTGAGCTAGCGGCAGCCGTCGCCGCGAATCATCGCGAGCGCATCCGCGTGGTAACCAACGGCGCATGCCTAACTCGGGGCGATCGTTTCTACATCACGAACATCAATCTCTCGGCTCGCCGGATCAGGCCTTTTGGAACGGTAACTACACAACGACCCATTTCCATTAAAAGCACCCCTGCGGTAAGGCTCGCACAAGAAACCTGCAGCACGCCAGTACAAATCGGAGAACTCGCCGAAACCATCATCCGCCATCTCGGCACGAGCCGCCACGAGACTGAGCAGTTTATCGACAGCCTGATCGACGCGGGTGTCCTGATAACAGAACTCTCGGTGTCGCCGATTGGCGATGCGCCCGGGGAGCTGGTCAGGCGCCTCGAGCGAATCGCACCGCACAACGATCTTTCACGTGCTGCCGCCGCATGCCAATGCTTAGATTCGACGGACTTGACGCAGCGCAAAATCCGAGATTATGAGGCAATTGCTTCGCTGCTTGGAGTGCGAAGCAAAAGCGGTACGACGTTTCACGTAGATCTCGTCGCCCAACTTCAGGGCGGCCTCGGTCATGGCGTTTTGGCTGAAGTCGAAAAATTATGCGGATTCCTCGATGCACTCTCGCTCCCGCAATCATTGAAGACCTATCGCGACCGTTTCGTTCGGTTCTATGAGAGTGCCGAGCGGATGGTGCCGCTGCTAGAGCTCGTAGACGACCAGCTAGGAATTGGGGCACCAGACAGGCTAGACGTTGAGGGAGATGCTGACGAGGCACGGATCGGCGAGATGCGGTCGATCGCAGCCGAAGCGATGCGGGCGCATGCGCGCGAGGTCATTCTTACAGATGAGCAGGTCGATAGATTATTTCGTCGGTCGTCGCCGACCCAGAGAAGCTCTCATGACTTGTCGTTCTTCGTCGCTGCGCGCTCGCGAGAGGCAATCAACGCCGGCGAGTTCACCATATTGCCAGGCTTCGTTTTTACAGACCGGGCTGGGAAGGTCTTTGGTCGTTTCGCAAGCGCGCTGGACCCAAACTTCCAAGATCGCATGGCCGATCTGGTGCCGCAGATCACTGAAGCGGAAGACGATTGCATAACGGCTGAGCTCGCCTTCGCACCACAGGGACGCGTATATAACATAACGTGTCGCCCCAGGTTATTTGGCAGAGAGCTTAACATCGGAATCTTCGACCAAAGCGAGCCGCAGCCGATTCAGCTGAGTGACGTCTGGGTCGGCCTTGACGGCGAAAAATTCTTTCTTTGGTCGAAGCTTCATGGGCGGCAGCTCTCACTCCGGGAAAGCCACGCGTTCCTGACGATCGCAAACACGCCGAATCTTTGCCGCTTCCTGTCGATGATGGCGTCACAGATGGACCGGCGCCCTCGCATGTTCGATTGGAACGGAGAATGGCATCGATACACGCCGCGCGTACGTTATGGGAGGATAGTATTAGCAGTCCGGACCTGGCGTTTCGACGCGAGCGAGCTCGGTGCAGATATAGAACGAGCTGTCGCTACTCTTAGTCGTTGGAAGGAAGATTGGGATCTACCCGGGCTTGTCAATTTGACGAACGGAGACAACACCTTGCTTATCGACCTCGAGTCCGTGGCGGCTGCGCCGATCCTACTCGACCAACGAAAGAACGCACGCGAGTTCGTTTTTCGGGAATTTCTTCCCACGCCTGACGATCTTTGGCTACGGGGACAACACGGAGCACACGTTGTTGAATTCGTTGCCGCGCTGATACCGCACGACCAGATCCCACACGGAGTGCGCGTGCGGCGCCCGCTGCTGCTGCAGCAGCGTTCCCGGTATGGACCCGGATCAGAGTGGACATACCTGAAGCTCTACATGGGCTCACAGGCGATGGAGGGATTCGTATCAGGACCGCTGCTTTCTGCCATCACGGCACTCAAGACGTCTGGGCTGATAGAGCAATGGTTTTGGCTGCGATACGCGGACCCGGACGGGCACATTCGTGTCCGAGCTTGCGCTGCGCAGGCAGAACCTCTCCTTCGTGATCGCCTGCTCTCCCACGCGGAGGATTGGCTCCAGCAAGGCTACGTTCGGAGGGTTTGCGTTGACACGTTCGACCCTGAATATGAGCGCTACGGCGAACCCGAGGAACTAGCGAAGGTCCTCCGCTTTTTTTGTGAAGACAGCGAACTGTGTGCACGCATCCTGGCATCGATTCGGGAGACGCAAGACGATCGGATAACAACGGCCGCGCTGACATTCAACCGACTCGTCATTAATATAGGTGAAGACGCTTTGGTTCTTTCGGCGTTCAAGGACGCCGCTCGCCTCGGTCTAAATACGCGCGATCGCGAGACACTTCGTCGAATGAACGGGGAGATCGAGTCCTCGCCTTCGTCTCTGGGGCTAGCTCTTGGCAAATCTGAAAGAAACATCAGACTCTGCGATCTCCTCCATATGCACTGCAACCGACTCGGAGTCGACGCCGCCGGTGAGCGGCGCGTTGCGCTCTTGTTGCGTTCCGCCGCCCTCGGACGAAATGCCCAAAGACGCGGAAGGGAGCGCTCGTCGCCGAACGCTCCCTTCCGCTAA
- the sucC gene encoding ADP-forming succinate--CoA ligase subunit beta, which produces MNLMEYMGKELFRRSGIPVPRSQHCDTPDEVAAFIERNPGKWVIKAQVLMGGRGKAGKIKFASTPDEGRKAAQEIMATPMPPNRQNPNGEEVNSVLVEETLDVALESYCAISVDRTNKKPAIIVTRFGGMDVEEVHEKHPESFHTFYVDTAIGYSPFIGRELAFKAGLDAGYRKQFPAILGGMYDLFFTYGAKLVEINPLILTKDGRVIAADAKVELDDDALFRHPEFKEWQRTLPLDPDETLAAQAGLGIRNFRRFPGTVGTMANGAGLAMATMDAVKNAGGEIANFLDVGGGANAERVRNCYELVVNHTGARVFFINIFGGITRGDEVAKGIVEALEETKARKIPLVIRLTGTNEEEGRRILKAAGMTPVETMDEGAARAVELARG; this is translated from the coding sequence ATGAATCTCATGGAGTATATGGGGAAAGAGCTCTTTCGCCGCTCGGGTATTCCCGTGCCGCGTTCGCAGCACTGCGACACACCCGACGAAGTCGCGGCATTCATCGAGCGCAATCCCGGCAAGTGGGTAATCAAGGCGCAGGTGCTGATGGGCGGCCGCGGTAAGGCCGGCAAGATCAAATTTGCATCGACGCCTGACGAGGGCCGCAAAGCCGCGCAAGAGATCATGGCGACGCCGATGCCGCCGAATCGCCAAAACCCCAACGGCGAAGAAGTGAACTCGGTGTTGGTCGAGGAGACGCTCGACGTTGCGCTCGAGTCGTACTGCGCGATCAGTGTCGATCGGACGAACAAGAAACCGGCGATCATCGTTACGCGCTTCGGCGGTATGGACGTTGAAGAAGTCCACGAAAAGCATCCTGAGTCGTTTCATACGTTCTACGTCGACACGGCGATCGGCTATTCGCCGTTCATCGGACGCGAGCTCGCATTCAAGGCCGGGCTCGACGCCGGCTATCGCAAACAATTTCCGGCGATCCTCGGCGGCATGTACGACCTGTTCTTCACCTACGGGGCGAAACTGGTGGAAATCAATCCGCTCATCTTGACCAAGGACGGCCGCGTGATCGCGGCGGATGCGAAGGTCGAACTCGACGACGACGCGCTCTTCCGCCATCCCGAGTTCAAGGAATGGCAAAGGACGTTGCCCCTCGACCCCGACGAGACGCTCGCCGCGCAGGCGGGTCTGGGCATTCGCAACTTCCGCCGGTTTCCCGGCACGGTCGGCACGATGGCGAACGGCGCAGGACTGGCGATGGCGACGATGGATGCGGTCAAGAATGCGGGCGGAGAGATCGCGAACTTCCTCGACGTCGGCGGCGGCGCAAATGCCGAGCGTGTGCGCAACTGCTACGAGTTGGTCGTCAATCACACCGGAGCCAGGGTGTTCTTCATCAACATCTTCGGCGGCATCACGCGCGGGGACGAAGTTGCCAAAGGCATCGTCGAAGCGCTCGAGGAGACGAAGGCGCGCAAGATTCCGCTGGTGATCCGCCTCACCGGCACCAATGAAGAAGAGGGGCGGCGCATTCTCAAAGCGGCCGGCATGACGCCGGTCGAAACCATGGACGAAGGCGCGGCGCGCGCGGTTGAACTTGCACGAGGGTAA
- a CDS encoding acyl-CoA dehydrogenase family protein, translating into MIDSSARAQFDLTDEQRQIAALAAEIAGREIAPHIARWDREHIFPRELFTKLNDAGIMGIVVPEAYGGVGAGYVAYALAVEEIARVDAGSAVTLSVHSMIASAIARLGTEEQKRDWLPKLGAKDTIAAFALTEPDCGSDAAALRASAKRDGDEYILNGRKQWCTNGSVAGVTMGMFRTAGGGARGVSAFIIDNATPGIVVEKITEKLGIHTSNTCDLAFDDVRVPATALLGAENDGFGSAMNALAGGRIGIAAQATGILRACLDHSVAFAKDRVAFGRAIGAFEGVSFKIAQMALDLDAARLLVYRAAALADAGRSFVVEASKAKLFASTAARKAAAEAIQIHGGYGYTTEFPVERFYRDAKITEIYEGTSEIQHIIIARSLLGKLD; encoded by the coding sequence ATGATCGATTCCTCTGCCCGGGCGCAGTTCGACCTCACCGACGAACAGCGGCAAATTGCCGCGCTCGCCGCCGAGATCGCAGGGCGCGAGATCGCCCCGCACATCGCGCGGTGGGATCGCGAGCATATCTTTCCGCGAGAACTCTTCACCAAGCTGAACGACGCAGGCATCATGGGCATCGTGGTGCCGGAGGCGTACGGCGGCGTTGGAGCCGGATATGTTGCCTATGCGCTCGCGGTCGAAGAGATCGCGCGCGTCGACGCCGGCAGTGCGGTCACGCTGTCGGTTCACTCGATGATCGCTTCGGCGATCGCGCGATTGGGAACCGAGGAGCAGAAGCGCGACTGGCTTCCGAAGCTCGGCGCGAAAGATACGATCGCGGCATTCGCGCTGACCGAGCCGGATTGCGGTTCGGACGCGGCGGCGCTGCGCGCGAGCGCCAAGCGCGACGGCGACGAGTACATCCTGAACGGGCGCAAGCAATGGTGCACGAACGGCAGCGTTGCGGGTGTCACCATGGGGATGTTCCGAACCGCGGGCGGCGGTGCGCGCGGCGTCAGCGCGTTTATCATCGACAACGCAACGCCGGGCATCGTCGTCGAGAAAATCACGGAGAAGCTCGGTATTCACACCAGCAATACCTGCGATCTCGCATTCGACGACGTGCGCGTCCCCGCGACCGCGCTCCTCGGCGCCGAAAACGACGGCTTCGGTTCGGCGATGAACGCGCTCGCCGGCGGCCGAATCGGCATCGCCGCGCAGGCGACCGGTATTCTCCGCGCGTGCCTCGACCATTCGGTCGCATTTGCCAAGGATCGCGTGGCATTCGGCCGCGCGATCGGCGCGTTCGAAGGTGTTTCGTTCAAGATCGCGCAGATGGCGCTGGATCTCGATGCCGCGCGTCTGCTCGTCTACCGCGCGGCGGCGCTGGCCGATGCCGGCCGCTCCTTCGTCGTGGAGGCGAGCAAAGCGAAGCTGTTCGCTTCGACCGCCGCGCGCAAAGCCGCCGCCGAAGCGATTCAAATTCACGGCGGCTACGGATACACGACGGAATTTCCGGTCGAGCGGTTTTACCGCGACGCCAAGATCACCGAGATCTACGAAGGTACCTCGGAGATCCAACACATCATCATCGCAAGGTCCCTGTTGGGAAAATTAGACTAA
- a CDS encoding thiolase family protein yields the protein MESQTVVLSFARTPFGKLGGALASLDATTLGAAALVGALQRSGVDPSDVEHAAFGEVLQAGVGQNPARQVVFKSGLAKTVTAETLNKVCASGLLAVATAMRLINAGANRVIAAGGMESMSNAPYLLKDARSGYRFGDGKLIDEMIYDGLWDQYFPMTMAAQGNLVAGELGLPREDQDRFAYESHRRAHAAHEAGNFADEIVPIRVATKAKGKIVVDALPQLGKTRVPATVGALRGPSGAPQDDMIWDHEPSARFTLEYASWAPFVTGDAPFTLVDRDEAVRADASYEAMAKLKPLERDGTVTAGNAPGVNDGAAALILSDAAYAREHGHEALATVLGHAGVGWDSPYLCFTPAMAAQKLLDMYGLRASDIAVWEINEAFANVAITSARNLGIGEERINLFGGAVAMGHPIGASGARLVATTINQLRKRGGGYGIASLCSGGGQGDALLVKVA from the coding sequence ATGGAATCCCAAACCGTCGTTCTTTCCTTCGCCCGCACGCCGTTCGGCAAATTGGGTGGTGCCCTCGCCTCCCTCGACGCGACGACGCTGGGGGCTGCCGCTTTAGTCGGAGCGCTGCAGCGTTCCGGCGTCGATCCCTCGGATGTCGAACATGCCGCGTTCGGCGAGGTGTTGCAAGCCGGCGTGGGTCAAAATCCTGCGCGGCAGGTCGTGTTCAAATCGGGCCTAGCCAAAACCGTTACGGCGGAAACGCTCAATAAAGTCTGTGCCTCGGGGCTGCTGGCGGTAGCGACGGCTATGCGCTTGATCAACGCCGGCGCCAACCGGGTGATCGCTGCCGGCGGCATGGAATCGATGTCGAACGCGCCCTATCTGCTCAAGGACGCGCGCAGCGGCTACCGCTTCGGCGACGGCAAGCTGATCGACGAGATGATTTACGACGGGTTGTGGGACCAGTATTTTCCGATGACGATGGCCGCACAAGGAAATCTCGTCGCCGGCGAGCTGGGACTCCCGCGCGAGGACCAAGACCGATTCGCCTACGAGAGTCACCGGCGCGCGCACGCGGCACACGAAGCCGGCAACTTCGCGGACGAGATCGTTCCGATTCGGGTCGCGACCAAAGCGAAGGGAAAGATCGTCGTCGACGCGTTGCCGCAGCTGGGGAAAACGCGTGTGCCGGCGACCGTCGGCGCCCTTCGAGGCCCCTCCGGGGCACCTCAGGATGACATGATCTGGGATCACGAACCGTCGGCGCGTTTCACGCTCGAGTATGCGTCGTGGGCTCCGTTCGTCACCGGAGATGCGCCGTTCACGCTCGTCGATCGCGACGAAGCGGTGCGCGCCGACGCGAGTTACGAAGCGATGGCGAAGCTCAAACCGCTGGAGCGAGACGGCACGGTGACGGCCGGTAACGCACCGGGCGTCAACGATGGTGCAGCAGCGTTGATCCTTTCGGATGCTGCCTATGCACGCGAGCACGGCCACGAAGCGCTTGCGACCGTGCTCGGACACGCCGGCGTCGGTTGGGACTCGCCCTATCTGTGCTTCACGCCGGCCATGGCGGCGCAGAAACTGCTCGACATGTATGGATTGCGCGCGAGCGACATCGCGGTGTGGGAGATCAACGAAGCCTTTGCCAACGTCGCGATCACGTCGGCGCGCAACCTTGGTATCGGCGAGGAGAGGATCAATCTCTTCGGCGGCGCGGTTGCGATGGGTCATCCCATCGGCGCGTCCGGTGCTCGGCTCGTTGCCACGACGATCAACCAGCTGCGTAAGCGCGGCGGCGGTTACGGCATCGCGTCGCTTTGCTCGGGCGGCGGTCAAGGCGACGCGCTGCTCGTGAAGGTCGCCTAG
- a CDS encoding cation diffusion facilitator family transporter, with translation MSTRRRLTLALMLSSGVAVLEFWGGAISHSLALTTDAVHVCMDVFAFGIALLAALGAQRRANRRKTFGYGRIEVLGALANSAILLGATAILAYQAVLRFRAPVEPHGLTMTIVAAIGLAVNVSTGLILSGQHHVNHNLRAALTHVLGDSLGASAVIVGGVLIAVTGAAWIDPLLSLFVAAIIVIGVARVLRDASEVLLEATPPGIDTAEVEARIRAIGGVLAVHDLHVWTIGSGSHALSAHLLLDEGQLSFGGRILELLRRELAARYGIGHVTIQLETEHCDPGGIIICRSEEA, from the coding sequence ATGTCCACGCGCCGCCGTCTCACTCTCGCGTTGATGCTTTCGTCCGGCGTCGCGGTGCTCGAGTTTTGGGGCGGCGCGATTTCCCACAGTCTCGCGCTCACGACCGACGCCGTGCACGTCTGCATGGACGTGTTCGCTTTCGGGATTGCGCTCCTCGCCGCGCTCGGCGCACAGCGCCGCGCCAACCGCCGCAAGACCTTCGGGTACGGTCGCATCGAGGTATTGGGTGCGCTCGCCAACAGCGCGATTCTGCTGGGCGCGACCGCGATTCTGGCTTATCAAGCCGTCTTGCGTTTTCGCGCACCGGTCGAGCCGCACGGTCTCACCATGACGATCGTCGCCGCAATCGGCCTAGCGGTGAATGTGAGCACCGGCCTGATTTTGAGCGGTCAGCATCACGTGAACCACAATCTGCGCGCTGCGCTCACCCACGTGTTGGGTGATTCGCTCGGTGCATCCGCGGTGATCGTCGGCGGCGTCCTGATCGCCGTAACCGGTGCGGCGTGGATCGATCCGCTGCTTTCGCTCTTCGTTGCGGCGATCATCGTGATCGGCGTGGCGCGCGTCCTGCGCGACGCGAGCGAGGTGCTGCTCGAGGCAACCCCGCCTGGAATCGATACGGCCGAGGTCGAGGCACGGATACGGGCGATCGGCGGCGTCCTAGCGGTGCACGACCTTCACGTATGGACGATCGGCAGCGGATCGCACGCGCTGTCGGCGCATCTGTTGCTCGATGAAGGCCAGCTCTCGTTCGGTGGACGGATTCTCGAGCTGTTGCGCCGTGAGCTGGCAGCGCGCTACGGTATCGGCCACGTCACGATTCAGCTCGAAACCGAGCACTGCGATCCGGGCGGGATCATCATCTGCCGCAGTGAGGAGGCGTAG
- a CDS encoding isoprenylcysteine carboxylmethyltransferase family protein, with protein sequence MDERRNDDLQALVFKNRGLLLTVPAALLAAFGKPSATSVGLGLPIAIAGELVRCWAVGYSGVTTRGDEVEAPRLVTAGPYAHVRNPLYVGNFVTALGFALAFTGHNRLATKLTLVGGSLAAMAAVYATIVPHEEAFLRSQFGEAFERYCERVPPVIPLAQPAADGEGSWDPKVIRDAESRTFATFGAMLAILVLKSLRE encoded by the coding sequence ATGGACGAACGACGTAACGACGATCTGCAGGCGCTGGTCTTCAAGAATCGCGGTTTGCTGCTCACCGTTCCGGCCGCGCTTCTCGCCGCGTTCGGAAAACCCAGCGCGACCAGCGTCGGGCTCGGGCTTCCGATCGCGATCGCCGGCGAACTCGTGCGCTGCTGGGCCGTCGGCTATTCCGGCGTGACCACGCGCGGCGACGAAGTCGAAGCGCCGCGTCTGGTGACCGCCGGTCCCTACGCGCACGTGCGCAATCCGCTCTACGTCGGAAACTTCGTCACCGCACTCGGCTTCGCGCTCGCGTTCACCGGACACAATCGCCTCGCGACCAAACTCACACTCGTCGGCGGGTCGCTCGCCGCGATGGCCGCGGTCTATGCCACGATCGTTCCGCATGAAGAAGCGTTCTTGCGTTCGCAGTTCGGTGAGGCGTTCGAGCGCTATTGCGAGCGCGTGCCGCCGGTGATTCCGCTAGCGCAGCCCGCTGCAGACGGCGAAGGCAGCTGGGATCCGAAGGTGATTCGCGACGCGGAGAGCCGGACGTTCGCCACGTTCGGCGCCATGCTCGCGATATTGGTGTTGAAAAGCCTGCGCGAGTAA